Proteins from a genomic interval of Ramlibacter algicola:
- a CDS encoding CaiB/BaiF CoA transferase family protein yields the protein MPSPDPAQPPAPSAPQPLAGVRVVEFTHMVMGPICGLVLADLGAEVIKVEPVDGDRTRHLLGAGAGFFPLFNRNKKSIALDLRTPEGVEVARKLCAGADVVAENFKPGTMVKYGLDYASLSATNPKLVYVSLKGFLPGPYEHRTALDEVVQMMGGLAYMTGRPGDPLRAGSSVNDIMGGMFGAIGVLGALLQRGITGRGMEVQSGLYENNIFLVGQHMMQFAITGQPPAPMPDRISAWGVYDVFTVKDGEQIFLAAVSDAQWKVFCQALGFDDLLADAAYATNNNRVRMRPTMMPILRERLAQRTADDLTRIFEAHGLPFAPIRKPEELLDDPHLLATGGLADVRLTDGPKAGEMAKATLVPFTLDGQRLGVRMHPPQMGEHGDEVLRGLGYSDADIERLRAQHVVG from the coding sequence ATGCCTTCTCCCGATCCCGCGCAGCCCCCGGCGCCCAGCGCGCCGCAGCCGCTGGCAGGCGTCCGCGTCGTCGAATTCACCCACATGGTCATGGGGCCGATCTGCGGCCTGGTGCTCGCCGACCTCGGCGCCGAGGTCATCAAGGTCGAGCCGGTGGACGGCGACCGCACGCGGCACCTGCTGGGCGCGGGCGCCGGCTTCTTTCCGCTGTTCAACCGCAACAAGAAGAGCATCGCGTTGGACCTGCGCACGCCCGAAGGGGTGGAAGTCGCTCGCAAGCTGTGCGCGGGCGCCGACGTCGTCGCCGAGAACTTCAAGCCCGGCACGATGGTCAAGTACGGGCTGGACTACGCCAGCCTGTCCGCCACCAACCCGAAGCTGGTGTACGTGAGCCTGAAAGGCTTCCTGCCCGGCCCGTACGAGCACCGCACGGCGCTCGACGAGGTGGTGCAGATGATGGGCGGGCTGGCGTACATGACCGGCCGCCCGGGCGATCCTCTGCGTGCCGGATCGAGCGTGAACGACATCATGGGCGGCATGTTCGGCGCCATCGGCGTGCTCGGCGCGCTGCTACAGCGGGGCATCACGGGCCGCGGCATGGAGGTGCAGAGCGGCCTGTACGAGAACAACATCTTCCTGGTGGGCCAGCACATGATGCAGTTCGCCATCACGGGCCAGCCGCCCGCGCCGATGCCCGACCGCATCTCGGCCTGGGGGGTGTACGACGTGTTCACGGTGAAGGACGGCGAGCAGATCTTCCTGGCGGCGGTCAGCGACGCGCAGTGGAAGGTGTTCTGCCAGGCGTTGGGCTTCGACGACCTGCTGGCGGACGCGGCCTACGCCACCAACAACAACCGCGTGCGGATGCGGCCCACGATGATGCCGATCCTGCGCGAGCGGCTGGCGCAGCGTACGGCCGACGACCTCACGCGGATCTTCGAAGCGCACGGGCTGCCGTTCGCGCCGATCCGCAAGCCCGAGGAGTTGCTGGACGACCCGCACCTGCTGGCCACCGGTGGCCTGGCCGACGTGCGCCTGACCGATGGTCCCAAGGCGGGCGAGATGGCCAAGGCGACGCTGGTGCCGTTCACGCTCGATGGCCAGCGGCTCGGCGTGCGCATGCACCCGCCGCAGATGGGCGAGCACGGCGACGAGGTGCTGCGCGGGCTCGGGTATTCGGACGCGGACATCGAGCGGCTGCGCGCGCAGCACGTGGTCGGCTGA